The following are from one region of the Mangifera indica cultivar Alphonso chromosome 14, CATAS_Mindica_2.1, whole genome shotgun sequence genome:
- the LOC123195507 gene encoding glycosyltransferase BC10-like isoform X2: protein MKRKQQKLYLNRWKRKIFAAILVGFCLGSLVLMQSHCMRIVSLRHRFAHKPKIAFLFIARNRLPLDMVWDKFFKVDWGEASMIEAERILLRHALEDPYNERFVFMSDSCIPLYNFHYTYNYIMSTSTSFVDSFADTKQGRYNPKMAPVIPVHNWRKGSQWAVLTRKHAEVVVNDIIMFPMFQQYCKRRSLPEFWREQTAPVDPSKEHNCVPDEHYVQTLLAQEGLEGELTQRSLTYSAWDLSSSNDHDRRGWHPVTYKYSDATPKLIQSIKEIDNIYYETEYRREWCSSKGKPSRCFLFARKFTRSSAFRLLNMSVLGAENI, encoded by the exons ATGAAGCGAAAACAGCAGAAATTATACTTGAACAGATGGAAGCGGAAGATTTTCGCCGCCATTTTGGTTGGCTTCTGTTTGGGTAGTTTGGTGTTGATGCAGAGCCATTGCATGAGAATTGTCTCTCTGCGACATCGTTTCGCTCACAAGCCGAAAATTGCCTTCCTCTTTATCGCCAGAAATCGGCTTCCTCTGGACATGGTTTGGGATAAATTTTTCAAG GTAGATTGGGGAGAGGCAAGCATGATTGAGGCAGAGCGTATATTGCTTAGACATGCACTTGAGGATCCTTACAATGAGCGCTTTGTTTTTATGTCAGACAG cTGCATACCTCTTTACAACTTCCACTATACATACAACTATATAATGTCAACTTCAACTAGTTTTGTGGACAG CTTTGCTGATACAAAGCAGGGTCGTTACAATCCGAAGATGGCTCCTGTTATCCCTGTTCATAACTGGAGGAAGGGATCTCAG TGGGCTGTTCTGACCAGAAAGCATGCTGAAGTTGTTGTAAATGACATTATCATGTTTCCAATGTTTCAACAGTATTGCAAG AGGAGATCACTACCTGAGTTTTGGCGGGAACAGACAGCT CCGGTTGATCCATCCAAGGAGCATAATTGTGTACCAGATGAACATTATGTTCAGACTTTACTGGCC CAAGAAGGCCTTGAAGGAGAACTCACACAAAGATCATTGACATATTCTGCTTGGGATCTTTCTTCCTCCAATGACCATGACCGCCGTGGTTGGCATCCTGTGACTTATAAATACTCTGATGCCACTCCCAAGCTTATTCAATCTATAAAG GAAATTGATAATATCTATTATGAAACTGAATACCGGAGAGAATGGTGTAGCAGCAAAGGAAAACCATCCCGATGTTTCCTTTTTGCCCGGAAGTTTACTAGGAGCTCTGCTTTCCGCCTTCTAAATATG TCGGTGCTGGGAGCTGAGAATATTTAA
- the LOC123196458 gene encoding zinc finger CCCH domain-containing protein 41-like — protein sequence MELRVSSPKQANLSPPDCVSDPEEKELSDEDDGDRNHKHRRREARSQSLERDSMEQAYTRPYRKRNKFFENGHPFRANESQASESWKNYNMTSLEKDLTAKFERKRPGLAPLSRAPLDLNQRMRVNQTYYGDPGTGRGRGRDSGLWNQRDSRFSSVDIASQMVQPALVAPSLFAGRGLPNVSNAQSASWSAYGLIPGLPNGGLDTLHSIGLQGTLRPPLSSSLNMGITRQRCRDFEERGFCLRGDICPMEHGVNRIVVEDVQSLSQFNLTVPLPSAPLLATPAGPGPLPSVGAPTTLMGSKGTHSKGNKPGMTDDGLGLNGAFSDSATADGADLYDPDQPLWNNNGLETSSTLTGLQPSNDESEPLLNEDSSDHHLVRFGDGVDNEGPMRITGSTGGSHSTSPSVWGRIGVKNRSNVKEKTDATLSSSDYIESETKEGKDALSSLHGAFRRGKRSIDENTDSKTVDASAKTQIDAIHNVRKPSQKALRTVFVNGIPQKDNRRESLFSHFRKFGEVVDIYIPLNSERAFIQFSKREEAEAALKAPDAVMGNRFIKLWWANRDSIPDDGIGSGISTSVTPRGVTPASVPPHLSVANKVKDNNFQSAPVMGSTAPASDVSLPASDQPLPVIANSPKVPPPLQKKLDGLEQLKEELRKKQELLDQKRNDFRRKLDKLEKQSGGVKCELGMEQAAKRPKVGVAADLAKGLGRSSDPGGVASPHAEMMAEKNKIVDTVVSHSPKSSTAMVLHESASFKQHIRPLAPVGPPFFMNRYKLDNRPTTFRIVPPLPAGLVDVAVLKEHFSSYGDLSAVELEDGKFQDGANGLDTEKNFSALIAFTTRRSAERAFQNGKCWQGHNLQLMWLMSNSFGHDLSNRENSSPALKGSSDDDAQKKEKSACNTSQEGTADTENLSSAHKGSSDADAQEDDNLECIVSQEGATAGNVESENSERSSVEHAELEGVFQPGPTTMSGEEESPKDNVC from the exons ATGGAGCTAAGAGTTTCATCTCCTAAGCAAGCAAATCTTTCTCCCCCTGATTGTGTTAGTGATCCTGAAGAGAAGGAACTTAGTGATGAGGATGATGGTGATCGCAACCATAAGCATCGTAGGCGGGAGGCACGGTCTCAATCCTTGGAGAGAGATTCTATGGAACAAGCTTATACAAGGCCATATAGAAAGCGcaacaaattttttgaaaatgggCATCCTTTCAGGGCAAATGAATCTCAAGCTAGTGAATCCTGGAAAAATTATAACATGACTTCTTTAGAGAAAGATCTTACAGCAAAGTTTGAAAGAAAACGCCCTGGCTTAGCTCCGCTATCCCGAGCACCTTTGGATTTAAATCAAAGAATGAGGGTAAACCAAACATATTATGGAGACCCTGGGACTGGAAGGGGAAGAGGGAGGGATTCTGGTCTCTGGAACCAACGAGATTCTAGGTTCAGCTCTGTCGATATTGCTTCCCAAATGGTTCAGCCAGCGCTGGTTGCACCTAGTCTCTTTGCAGGAAGGGGCTTGCCTAATGTTTCGAATGCACAAAGTGCATCATGGAGTGCATATGGATTGATTCCAGGTTTACCAAATGGGGGCTTAGATACACTCCATTCCATTGGTTTGCAAGGGACACTTAGACCACCTTTGAGTTCTTCTTTGAATATGGGCATTACTCGTCAAAGGTGTAGAGACTTTGAGGAGCGTGGATTTTGTCTGAGGGGAGACATATGCCCAATGGAGCATGGTGTCAATCGTATTGTTGTTGAAGATGTTCAG AGCCTTTCACAGTTTAATCTCACTGTCCCGCTTCCAAGTGCACCACTATTGGCAACACCTGCTGGACCAGGGCCTCTACCTTCAGTTGGTGCTCCAACTACATTGATGGGTAGCAAAGGAACTCATAGTAAAGGTAACAAGCCTGGAATGACTGATGATGGTTTGGGCTTAAATGGTGCATTTTCAGATTCTGCTACTGCAGATGGAGCTGATTTGTATGATCCAGATCAACCCCTGTGGAATAATAATGGTCTTGAAACATCATCTACACTCACAGGGCTACAGCCATCTAATGATGAAAGTGAACCTTTGTTAAATGAAGATTCTTCTGATCATCATCTTGTCAGGTTTGGTGATGGTGTTGATAATGAAGGCCCAATGAGAATTACTGGGTCTACTGGTGGTTCACATAGCACAAGTCCATCTGTTTGGGGTAGAATTGGTGTTAAAAATAGATCAAATGTGAAAGAGAAAACTGATGCAACATTAAGTTCCTCAGATTATATTGAGAGTGAGACCAAGGAAGGTAAAGATGCATTATCCAGCCTTCATGGTGCTTTCCGCAGAGGAAAGCGGAGTATTGATGAGAATACTGACTCAAAAACTGTGGATGCATCTGCCAAGACACAGATTGATGCTATTCATAATGTCCGGAAACCATCACAAAAGGCATTGCGTACCGTATTTGTCAATGGGATTCCCCAGAAAGACAATAGAAGAGAGTCACTTTTTTCACATTTCCGCAAGTTTGGAGAGGTTGTTGACATTTATATCCCGTTAAATAGTGAGCGGGCTTTTATACAATTTTCCAAAAGAGAAGAGGCAGAGGCTGCTCTAAAGGCACCTGATGCTGTTATGGGTAACCGCTTTATCAAGCTCTGGTGGGCTAATCGTGATAGCATACCAGATGATGGTATAGGCAGTGGCATTAGCACATCTGTGACTCCTCGTGGTGTGACACCGGCTTCAGTCCCACCCCATCTGTCTGTTGCTAACAAAGTAAaggataataattttcaatctgCTCCTGTGATGGGTAGTACTGCCCCTGCTTCTGATGTTTCTCTACCTGCCTCTGATCAGCCTTTACCTGTCATTGCAAATAGTCCCAAAGTTCCTCCTCCTCTGCAAAAGAAGTTGGATGGTCTGGAGCAGTTGAAGGAGGAACTTCGAAAGAAACAAGAATTGCTGGACCAAAAGCGGAATGACTTCCGACGTAAACTGGACAAACTAGAGAAACAA TCTGGAGGAGTCAAGTGTGAGTTGGGGATGGAGCAAGCTGCTAAGAGACCTAAAGTAGGAGTAGCAGCTGATCTTGCAAAAGGTTTAGGAAGGTCCTCTGATCCTGGTGGAGTGGCATCACCACATGCTGAAATGATGGCAGAGAAGAACAAAATAGTGGACACTGTTGTATCCCATAGTCCCAAATCAAGCACAGCCATGGTATTGCATGAATCTGCAAGCTTCAAGCAGCACATTCGTCCATTAGCACCTGTAGGGCCTccattttttatgaatagatACAAATTGGACAATCGACCTACCACTTTTAGAATTGTTCCACCTTTACCAGCAGGTTTGGTAGAT GTTGCTGTCTTGAAGGAGCATTTTTCATCGTATGGTGATCTTTCTGCTGTTGAGTTGGAAGATGGTAAATTCCAAGATGGTGCTAATGGGTTAGATACAGAGAAAAATTTCTCAGCTCTTATAGCATTTACAACACGCCGATCAGCTGAGAGGGCATTTCAAAATGGAAAATGTTGGCAAGGCCACAATCTGCAGTTAATGTGGTTGATGTCTAATAGCTTTGGCCATGACCTCAGTAATAGAGAAAATTCATCACCTGCTCTTAAGGGATCTTCAGATGATGATGctcagaaaaaagaaaaatcagctTGCAACACATCCCAGGAAGGTACTGCAGACACAGAAAATTTGTCATCTGCTCATAAGGGATCTTCAGATGCAGATGCTCAGGAGGATGATAATTTAGAGTGCATTGTTTCCCAGGAAGGTGCTACAGCAGGGAATGTGGAATCTGAAAATTCAGAGAGAAGTAGTGTCGAGCATGCAGAATTGGAAGGAGTTTTCCAGCCGGGTCCAACCACAATGTCTGGAGAGGAAGAGTCTCCGAAGGACAATGTTTGTTGA
- the LOC123195507 gene encoding glycosyltransferase BC10-like isoform X3, translated as MLLFQGEENKFSIFVHSRPGFFFNKATTRSVYFLGRQVNDSTQVDWGEASMIEAERILLRHALEDPYNERFVFMSDSCIPLYNFHYTYNYIMSTSTSFVDSFADTKQGRYNPKMAPVIPVHNWRKGSQWAVLTRKHAEVVVNDIIMFPMFQQYCKRRSLPEFWREQTAPVDPSKEHNCVPDEHYVQTLLAQEGLEGELTQRSLTYSAWDLSSSNDHDRRGWHPVTYKYSDATPKLIQSIKEIDNIYYETEYRREWCSSKGKPSRCFLFARKFTRSSAFRLLNMSVLGAENI; from the exons ATGTTGTTGTTCCAGGGAGAGGAGAAtaaattctcaatttttgtTCACTCAAGGCCTGGGTTTTTTTTCAACAAGGCAACAACAAGATCAGTCTACTTTTTGGGTCGTCAAGTTAATGATAGTACACAG GTAGATTGGGGAGAGGCAAGCATGATTGAGGCAGAGCGTATATTGCTTAGACATGCACTTGAGGATCCTTACAATGAGCGCTTTGTTTTTATGTCAGACAG cTGCATACCTCTTTACAACTTCCACTATACATACAACTATATAATGTCAACTTCAACTAGTTTTGTGGACAG CTTTGCTGATACAAAGCAGGGTCGTTACAATCCGAAGATGGCTCCTGTTATCCCTGTTCATAACTGGAGGAAGGGATCTCAG TGGGCTGTTCTGACCAGAAAGCATGCTGAAGTTGTTGTAAATGACATTATCATGTTTCCAATGTTTCAACAGTATTGCAAG AGGAGATCACTACCTGAGTTTTGGCGGGAACAGACAGCT CCGGTTGATCCATCCAAGGAGCATAATTGTGTACCAGATGAACATTATGTTCAGACTTTACTGGCC CAAGAAGGCCTTGAAGGAGAACTCACACAAAGATCATTGACATATTCTGCTTGGGATCTTTCTTCCTCCAATGACCATGACCGCCGTGGTTGGCATCCTGTGACTTATAAATACTCTGATGCCACTCCCAAGCTTATTCAATCTATAAAG GAAATTGATAATATCTATTATGAAACTGAATACCGGAGAGAATGGTGTAGCAGCAAAGGAAAACCATCCCGATGTTTCCTTTTTGCCCGGAAGTTTACTAGGAGCTCTGCTTTCCGCCTTCTAAATATG TCGGTGCTGGGAGCTGAGAATATTTAA
- the LOC123196485 gene encoding chaperone protein dnaJ C76, chloroplastic-like, with translation MAPSYYIAVPRANAQVYGFHLNQNKPNPRWTEKCSVIRCCDKRVGEKAREEKNYYELLGVSVDANLQDIKEAYRKLQKKYHPDIAGQQGHEYTLMLNKAYKVLIKEDLRKDYDASIGQMRLRFGRNGLDSAGYSSWNGPLRPQALFVDENACVGCRECVHHAGNTFEMDEAMGCARVRVQYGDREEKLEVSVESCPVNCIHWVNREELAVLEFLTQPQPKKGYGVFGGGWERPANVFMAAKAFSKQQLNQQSEAQSTVEKETPAQAEARVNASKKLERERFSGVWNFFKQVFHQNM, from the exons ATGGCTCCAAGTTATTATATTGCAGTTCCTAGAGCTAACGCCCAAGTTTATGGTtttcatttgaatcaaaataAGCCCAACCCAAG ATGGACGGAGAAATGCAGTGTAATTAGATGTTGTGATAAAAGGGTCGGAGAAAAagcaagagaagaaaagaattaCTACGAGTTGCTGGGTGTTTCTGTTGACGCAAATCTGCAAGATATCAAAGAGGCTTATAGGAAGTTGCAGAAAAAGTACCATCCTGATATTGCGGGCCAACAG GGTCATGAATATACTCTGATGCTCAATAAGGCTTACAAAGTGCTGATTAAAGAGGATCTCAGGAAAGATTATGATGCTTCAATTGGTCAAATGAGACTGCGCTTTGGTAGAAACGGCTTGGACTCTGCAGGTTACAGCTCCTGGAATGGACCATTGAGACCACAAGCTCTATTTGTTGATGAAAATGCTTGCGTAG GGTGCAGAGAATGTGTCCACCATGCCGGTAACACATTCGAAATGGATGAAGCTATGGGATGTGCACGAGTGAGAGTTCAATATGGCGACAGAGAAGAAAAACTCGAG GTTTCAGTTGAGTCATGCCCTGTGAACTGCATCCACTGGGTGAACAGGGAAGAGTTGGCAGTGCTTGAGTTTCTGACTCAACCTCAGCCAAAAAAAGGATATGGTGTATTTGGAGGAGGCTGGGAAAGACCTGCAAATGTTTTTATGGCTGCAAAGGCATTTAGCAAGCAGCAGCTCAATCAGCAATCTGAAG CTCAATCAACTGTTGAAAAGGAAACGCCTGCTCAAGCTGAGGCTCGAGTTAATGCTAGTAAGAAGCTCGAGAGGGAGAGGTTCTCCGGAGTCTGGAATTTCTTCAAACAAGTTTTTCACCAAAACATGTAG
- the LOC123195875 gene encoding probable galactinol--sucrose galactosyltransferase 5: MATSLSKRSSDATTLVDGYNQVNVSLEASKLMANGHMFLSDVPDNITVTPSHYTTDKSVSSVGSFVGFDTLEPSSRHVVSVGKLKNIRFMSIFRFKVWWTTHWVGSNGRDLETETQMVILDKSESGRPYVLLLPLVEGPFRASLQPGNDDNIDICVESGSSKVSATSFQSVLYVHVGEDPFNLVKEAMKVVKLHLGTFKLLEEKTLPAIVDKFGWCTWDAFYLTVHPQGVMEGVKGLVEGGCPPGHVLIDDGWQSISHDEDPITKEGMNHTVAGEQMPCRLLKFQENYKFRDYISPKKSENSGGKGMGAFIKDLKEEFNTVDQVYVWHALCGYWGGLRPKVPGLPEANIVKPKLSPGLEMTMEDLAVDKIFNTGVGLVPPEIVDKMYEGLHAHLEKVGIDGVKVDVIHLLEMLCENYGGRVDLAKAYYKALTESVRKHFKGNGVIASMEHCNDFMFLGTEAIALGRVGDDFWCTDPSGDPNGTFWLQGCHMVHCAYNSLWMGNFIHPDWDMFQSTHPCAEFHAASRAISGGPIYVSDTVGKHNFPLLKRLAMPDGSILRCEHYALPTKDCLFDDPLHDGKTMLKIWNLNKCTGVIGAFNCQGGGWCRETRRNQCFSQYSHKVTAKTNAKDIEWNTGKNPMSIEGVELFAMYLSESKKLILSKPTDDIEISLEPFTFELITISPVTTLLGNSVKFAPVGLVNMLNTGGAVRSLCYSESGVKVGVKGSGEMRVFASAKPRSCMIDGEDAVYEYEEKMVALQVPWSNPSGLSIIEYLF; this comes from the exons ATGGCTACAAGTTTGAGCAAACGTAGCTCTGATGCCACAACCCTAGTTGATGGCTATAACCAGGTCAATGTCAGCCTTGAGGCATCGAAGCTCATGGCAAATGGCCATATGTTTCTCTCTGATGTTCCTGATAACATCACTGTTACTCCTTCTCACTACACCACCGACAAGTCGGTCTCCTCCGTCGGATCCTTCGTGGGATTCGACACTTTGGAGCCCAGCAGCCGCCACGTGGTTTCTGTTGGGAAGCTCAAGAACATTCGGTTCATGAGCATTTTCAGGTTCAAAGTTTGGTGGACAACTCACTGGGTGGGGTCCAACGGCAGAGACCTTGAAACCGAGACCCAGATGGTGATTCTGGATAAATCCGAGTCGGGCCGGCCCTATGTTCTCCTTCTTCCTCTAGTCGAGGGGCCTTTCCGAGCCTCTCTCCAGCCCGGAAACGACGACAACATCGACATTTGCGTCGAAAGCGGGTCGTCGAAAGTCTCCGCCACTTCCTTCCAGAGTGTACTGTACGTCCATGTCGGCGAGGACCCTTTCAACTTGGTGAAAGAAGCCATGAAAGTGGTTAAACTTCATTTAGGAACCTTCAAGCTGTTGGAGGAGAAAACACTTCCAGCAATCGTGGACAAATTCGGTTGGTGTACGTGGGACGCATTTTACCTAACGGTGCACCCGCAAGGCGTGATGGAAGGCGTAAAGGGTCTCGTTGAAGGTGGGTGCCCACCTGGGCACGTGTTGATCGACGACGGGTGGCAGTCCATCAGCCATGATGAGGATCCCATCACCAAAGAAGGCATGAATCATACCGTTGCAGGAGAACAAATGCCATGTAGGCTACTAAAATTCcaagaaaattacaaattcagAGACTATATAAGCCCGAAGAAATCGGAAAACAGCGGCGGCAAGGGCATGGGCGCCTTCATTAAAGATCTCAAGGAAGAGTTTAATACTGTTGATCAAGTTTACGTGTGGCATGCGCTGTGCGGCTACTGGGGCGGCTTAAGGCCGAAAGTGCCAGGATTGCCGGAAGCGAATATCGTGAAGCCGAAGCTTTCCCCCGGATTAGAGATGACGATGGAGGATCTGGCGGTTGATAAGATCTTCAACACCGGAGTGGGGCTGGTTCCGCCGGAGATCGTTGATAAAATGTATGAAGGGCTCCACGCACACTTGGAGAAAGTTGGCATTGACGGGGTGAAGGTTGACGTTATCCAT CTTTTAGAGATGTTGTGCGAGAATTATGGAGGCAGAGTGGATCTTGCAAAAGCGTATTACAAGGCTTTAACAGAGTCTGTGAGAAAGCATTTTAAGGGCAATGGAGTCATTGCCAGCATGGAGCACTGCAACGATTTCATGTTTCTAGGGACAGAGGCCATTGCTCTTGGCCGTGTTG GCGATGACTTTTGGTGCACTGACCCATCCGGTGATCCAAACGGTACGTTTTGGCTGCAAGGATGTCACATGGTGCACTGTGCCTACAACAGCTTGTGGATGGGCAACTTCATTCACCCAGATTGGGATATGTTCCAATCTACTCACCCTTGTGCCGAATTTCATGCGGCCTCCAGGGCCATTTCCGGCGGTCCAATTTATGTTAGTGACACCGTCGGTAAGCACAACTTCCCTCTGCTCAAACGCTTAGCCATGCCTGACGGCTCCATTCTCCGCTGTGAACACTATGCCCTTCCCACCAAAGACTGTCTCTTTGATGATCCTCTGCACGATGGCAAGACCATGCTCAAAATTTGGAACCTCAacaag TGCACTGGAGTTATCGGAGCATTCAATTGCCAAGGAGGAGGATGGTGTCGCGAGACTCGGCGCAACCAATGCTTTTCTCAATATTCTCACAAGGTGACAGCCAAGACGAATGCTAAAGACATTGAATGGAATACCGGGAAGAACCCCATGTCCATTGAAGGAGTAGAACTTTTCGCCATGTACTTGTCGGAGTCCAAGAAGCTCATTCTCTCCAAGCCAACCGATGACATTGAAATTTCCCTGGAGCCCTTCACATTCGAACTCATCACTATCTCTCCGGTCACCACTTTGCTCGGAAATTCGGTGAAATTCGCCCCTGTTGGCCTGGTGAATATGCTTAATACAGGCGGCGCTGTCCGGTCTTTGTGTTACAGTGAGAGTGGTGTGAAGGTTGGAGTCAAAGGAAGTGGAGAAATGAGAGTGTTCGCATCTGCGAAACCAAGGAGTTGCATGATTGATGGAGAAGATGCAGTGTATGAATACGAAGAGAAAATGGTTGCCCTTCAAGTGCCATGGTCAAATCCTTCTGGTTTATCTATAATTGAATACTTATTTTAG
- the LOC123195507 gene encoding glycosyltransferase BC10-like isoform X1, with protein MKRKQQKLYLNRWKRKIFAAILVGFCLGSLVLMQSHCMRIVSLRHRFAHKPKIAFLFIARNRLPLDMVWDKFFKGEENKFSIFVHSRPGFFFNKATTRSVYFLGRQVNDSTQVDWGEASMIEAERILLRHALEDPYNERFVFMSDSCIPLYNFHYTYNYIMSTSTSFVDSFADTKQGRYNPKMAPVIPVHNWRKGSQWAVLTRKHAEVVVNDIIMFPMFQQYCKRRSLPEFWREQTAPVDPSKEHNCVPDEHYVQTLLAQEGLEGELTQRSLTYSAWDLSSSNDHDRRGWHPVTYKYSDATPKLIQSIKEIDNIYYETEYRREWCSSKGKPSRCFLFARKFTRSSAFRLLNMSVLGAENI; from the exons ATGAAGCGAAAACAGCAGAAATTATACTTGAACAGATGGAAGCGGAAGATTTTCGCCGCCATTTTGGTTGGCTTCTGTTTGGGTAGTTTGGTGTTGATGCAGAGCCATTGCATGAGAATTGTCTCTCTGCGACATCGTTTCGCTCACAAGCCGAAAATTGCCTTCCTCTTTATCGCCAGAAATCGGCTTCCTCTGGACATGGTTTGGGATAAATTTTTCAAG GGAGAGGAGAAtaaattctcaatttttgtTCACTCAAGGCCTGGGTTTTTTTTCAACAAGGCAACAACAAGATCAGTCTACTTTTTGGGTCGTCAAGTTAATGATAGTACACAG GTAGATTGGGGAGAGGCAAGCATGATTGAGGCAGAGCGTATATTGCTTAGACATGCACTTGAGGATCCTTACAATGAGCGCTTTGTTTTTATGTCAGACAG cTGCATACCTCTTTACAACTTCCACTATACATACAACTATATAATGTCAACTTCAACTAGTTTTGTGGACAG CTTTGCTGATACAAAGCAGGGTCGTTACAATCCGAAGATGGCTCCTGTTATCCCTGTTCATAACTGGAGGAAGGGATCTCAG TGGGCTGTTCTGACCAGAAAGCATGCTGAAGTTGTTGTAAATGACATTATCATGTTTCCAATGTTTCAACAGTATTGCAAG AGGAGATCACTACCTGAGTTTTGGCGGGAACAGACAGCT CCGGTTGATCCATCCAAGGAGCATAATTGTGTACCAGATGAACATTATGTTCAGACTTTACTGGCC CAAGAAGGCCTTGAAGGAGAACTCACACAAAGATCATTGACATATTCTGCTTGGGATCTTTCTTCCTCCAATGACCATGACCGCCGTGGTTGGCATCCTGTGACTTATAAATACTCTGATGCCACTCCCAAGCTTATTCAATCTATAAAG GAAATTGATAATATCTATTATGAAACTGAATACCGGAGAGAATGGTGTAGCAGCAAAGGAAAACCATCCCGATGTTTCCTTTTTGCCCGGAAGTTTACTAGGAGCTCTGCTTTCCGCCTTCTAAATATG TCGGTGCTGGGAGCTGAGAATATTTAA
- the LOC123196598 gene encoding myosin tail region-interacting protein MTI1-like, producing the protein MNTSQFMDKQIMDLTTSHIGTSPNKDKDKDFIDLMNNPQHHEDHDVNNGVAIGIKKEEIVPSYDFQPIRGGLSQSFNFDSASTARVWNSADNESKSLFRNYNSIDTVEPAKFVLEKDCNTSDATIVSEIDRTMKKYVDNMLQVLESVSARITQLETRTHNLENSIDDLKLSLGKNHGITDGKMRLMENILREVQSGVLLLKDKQEMVEAQLQLSKLQVSKVDQQQLESQSSGYVDTVQQAASAPLQSHLLPPPPPITFPQSVPALPPTVVPPLPATQQNLQPPVQLPSQFPPSHVPSVPQRETYFPSPGQTQDAPNQHYQVPPPQPQHHPPAAPPHQPYQPPPQPQYSQPPHPPQLQSSLGHLSEDAAYNPPQNYAPNLHPPPSQPASSPPSQQYYGTPPPPPPPPSHMYEPPSSRSSSGFPAGYGPQSGPSEPYPYGGPPSQYGSGSTMKQQLPAATAQSGGSGYPHLPTARVLPQALPTASGVGGGSAYPGSGNRVPVDDVVDKVTSMGFPRDHVRATVHKLTENGQSVDLNMVLDKLMNDGEVQPQRGWFGR; encoded by the exons ATGAATACGTCGCAGTTTATGGATAAGCAGATAATGGATTTGACAACCTCCCATATTGGCACTAGCCCCAACAAAGACAAGGACAAGGACTTCATCGATCTAATGAACAATCCGCAGCACCATGAAGATCACGATGTGAATAATGGCGTTGCGATTGGAATTAAGAAGGAAGAGATCGTACCCAGTTACGATTTTCAGCCGATTCGCGGGGGATTGTCTCAATCGTTTAATTTTGATTCTGCCTCTACTGCTAGGGTTTGGAATTCTGCTGATAATGAATCTAAATCTCTTTTCAGA AATTATAACTCCATTGACACAGTTGAACCTGCAAAATTTGTTCTGGAGAAGGACTGTAATACCTCAGATGCCACTATTGTGTCAGAGATTGATCGAACCATGAAGAAATATGTTGATAATATGCTGCAGGTGTTAGAAAGCGTCAGTGCACGAATAACTCAGTTGGAGACAAGGACCCACAACCTTGAGAATTCTATTGATGATTTGAAGCTATCTCTAGGAAAGAATCATGGAATTACTGATGGAAAAATGAGGCTGATGGAAAATATTCTGAGAGAG GTACAATCAGGGGTTCTACTTTTGAAGGACAAGCAAGAAATGGTGGAGGCTCAGCTACAGCTTTCAAAGCTGCAAGTATCAAAGGTAGATCAGCAACAATTAGAAAGCCAGAGCTCTGGGTATGTGGATACTGTGCAGCAAGCAGCATCTGCTCCCCTGCAATCTCACCTCCTGCCACCTCCTCCTCCTATTACTTTTCCACAGTCAGTTCCTGCTCTTCCTCCCACTGTTGTTCCTCCCCTTCCTGCTACCCAACAGAATCTGCAACCTCCAGTTCAGCTCCCTAGTCAGTTCCCTCCTAGCCATGTTCCTTCTGTGCCTCAGAGAGAAACTTACTTTCCATCCCCAGGTCAAACTCAAGATGCCCCAAATCAACACTACCAAGTTCCTCCACCTCAGCCGCAACACCATCCTCCTGCAGCACCACCACATCAACCATATCAACCTCCACCACAGCCACAGTACTCTCAGCCACCCCACCCACCTCAACTTCAATCTTCATTAGGCCACCTTTCTGAAGATGCAGCTTACAATCCACCTCAGAACTATGCACCAAACCTTCACCCACCTCCTTCTCAGCCAGCAAGTTCCCCTCCCTCCCAACAGTATTATGGgactcctcctcctcctcctcctcctccttccCATATGTATGAGCCACCATCCAGCAGATCTAGTTCTGGGTTTCCTGCAGGTTATGGGCCACAATCTGGGCCTAGTGAACCATACCCCTATGGTGGACCACCCTCTCAGTATGGTAGTGGTTCCACAATGAAACAACAACTCCCTGCTGCCACAGCACAGAGTGGTGGAAGTGGCTATCCTCATCTCCCAACTGCTCGTGTTTTACCACAAGCACTTCCTACTGCCTCTGGGGTTGGTGGTGGCTCAGCTTATCCTGGATCTGGAAATAGAGTTCCTGTGGATGATGTGGTTGACAAGGTGACAAGTATGGGATTCCCCAGGGACCATGTTAGAGCAACAGTTCACAAGCTGACAGAGAATGGCCAGTCAGTTGATCTGAACATGGTGCTGGATAAGCTAATGAACGATGGGGAAGTCCAACCTCAGAGAGGTTGGTTTGGTCGGTAG